From the Chiroxiphia lanceolata isolate bChiLan1 chromosome 13, bChiLan1.pri, whole genome shotgun sequence genome, one window contains:
- the IRF8 gene encoding interferon regulatory factor 8 isoform X1, producing MVLGELTGLGPLSPSRMCDRNGGRRLRQWLIEQIDSEMYPGLIWENEEKSMFRIPWKHAGKQDYNQEVDASIFKAWAVFKGKFKEGDKAEPATWKTRLRCALNKSPDFEEVTDRSQLDISEPYKVYRIVPEEEQKCKAGVGNGSNLNDVTEMDCGSSAIDDLIKEPPCVDEYLGIIKRSPSPPQETCRNPPIPDWWVQQPNPALPLMNGYSGYEQYHSGYSQMVISFYYSGKLVGHVSTSCSEGCRIALGQPSGHGEKLYAPDALEHVRFPSADAIPNDRQKQITRKLFGHLERGVLLHSNKQGIFIKRLCQGRVFWSGNTVVYKDRPNKLERDEVVKIFDTNLFFRELQQYYNNQGRFPDSRVMLCFGEEFPDTVPPRCKLILVQVEQLYVKQVVEEAGKTCSSNPMLPMADEPQHDQVYRIFQDICTTHQRPLFRENQQIAV from the exons ATGGTCCTGGGAGAGCTAACAGGGCTTGGACCTCTCTCCCCATCCAGGATGTGTGACCGGAACGGCGGCCGGCGGCTCCGGCAGTGGCTGATCGAGCAGATCGACAGCGAGATGTACCCTGGGCTCATCTGGGAGAACGAGGAGAAATCCATGTTCCGCATCCCCTGGAAGCATGCTGGGAAGCAAGACTACAACCAGGAGGTGGATGCTTCTATTTTCAAG GCCTGGGCTGTCTTCAAAGGCAAGTTCAAAGAAGGTGACAAAGCTGAGCCGGCCACGTGGAAGACGCGGCTGCGCTGCGCTTTGAACAAGAGCCCTGACTTTGAGGAGGTGACAGACAGGTCCCAGCTGGACATCTCTGAGCCCTACAAGGTCTACAGGATCGTgccagaggaggagcagaaat GCAAAGCAGGTGTTGGCAATGGGAGCAACCTGAATGATGTCACGGAGATGGACTGTGGCTCCTCTGCAATCGATGACCTCATCAAAGAG CCCCCCTGTGTGGATGAATACCTGGGGATCATCAAGAGGAGCCCCTCACCCCCCCAGGAGACCTGCAGAAACCCCCCAATACCTGACTGGTGGGTGCAGCAGCCCAACCCTG CGTTGCCCCTGATGAATGGATACTCTGGCTATGAGCAGTATCATTCAG GTTACTCCCAGATGGTGATCAGCTTCTACTACAGCGGGAAGCTGGTGGGCCACGTCAGCACCTCGTGCTCTGAGGGCTGCAGGATCGCTCTGGGCCAGCCCTCTGGCCATGGGGAGAAGCTCTATGCCCCCGATGCCCTGGAGCACGTCCGGTTCCCCTCGGCTGACGCCATCCCGAACGACCGCCAGAAGCAGATCACCAGGAAGCTCTTTGGACACCTGGAGAGGGGTGTCCTGCTGCACAGCAACAAGCAGGGCATCTTCATCaagaggctgtgccagggcagggtctTCTGGAGCGGGAACACCGTGGTCTACAAGGACAGGCCCAACAAACTGGAGCGGGATGAGGTGGTGAAGATATTTGACACCAACTTGTTCTTCAGAG agctgcagcagtaCTACAACAACCAGGGCCGCTTCCCAGACAGCAGAGTCATGCTGTGCTTTGGAGAGGAGTTCCCAGACACTGTGCCACCAAGGTGTAAGCTCATCCTTGTCCAG GTGGAGCAGTTGTATGTCAAGCAGGTGGTGGAGGAGGCTGGGAAGACCTGCAGCAGCAACCCCATGCTCCCCATGGCTGATGAGCCCCAGCATGACCAGGTGTACAGGATCTTCCAGGACATCTGCACGACACACCAGCGACCGCTCTTCCGAGAAAACCAACAGATTGCTgtctga
- the IRF8 gene encoding interferon regulatory factor 8 isoform X2, translated as MCDRNGGRRLRQWLIEQIDSEMYPGLIWENEEKSMFRIPWKHAGKQDYNQEVDASIFKAWAVFKGKFKEGDKAEPATWKTRLRCALNKSPDFEEVTDRSQLDISEPYKVYRIVPEEEQKCKAGVGNGSNLNDVTEMDCGSSAIDDLIKEPPCVDEYLGIIKRSPSPPQETCRNPPIPDWWVQQPNPALPLMNGYSGYEQYHSGYSQMVISFYYSGKLVGHVSTSCSEGCRIALGQPSGHGEKLYAPDALEHVRFPSADAIPNDRQKQITRKLFGHLERGVLLHSNKQGIFIKRLCQGRVFWSGNTVVYKDRPNKLERDEVVKIFDTNLFFRELQQYYNNQGRFPDSRVMLCFGEEFPDTVPPRCKLILVQVEQLYVKQVVEEAGKTCSSNPMLPMADEPQHDQVYRIFQDICTTHQRPLFRENQQIAV; from the exons ATGTGTGACCGGAACGGCGGCCGGCGGCTCCGGCAGTGGCTGATCGAGCAGATCGACAGCGAGATGTACCCTGGGCTCATCTGGGAGAACGAGGAGAAATCCATGTTCCGCATCCCCTGGAAGCATGCTGGGAAGCAAGACTACAACCAGGAGGTGGATGCTTCTATTTTCAAG GCCTGGGCTGTCTTCAAAGGCAAGTTCAAAGAAGGTGACAAAGCTGAGCCGGCCACGTGGAAGACGCGGCTGCGCTGCGCTTTGAACAAGAGCCCTGACTTTGAGGAGGTGACAGACAGGTCCCAGCTGGACATCTCTGAGCCCTACAAGGTCTACAGGATCGTgccagaggaggagcagaaat GCAAAGCAGGTGTTGGCAATGGGAGCAACCTGAATGATGTCACGGAGATGGACTGTGGCTCCTCTGCAATCGATGACCTCATCAAAGAG CCCCCCTGTGTGGATGAATACCTGGGGATCATCAAGAGGAGCCCCTCACCCCCCCAGGAGACCTGCAGAAACCCCCCAATACCTGACTGGTGGGTGCAGCAGCCCAACCCTG CGTTGCCCCTGATGAATGGATACTCTGGCTATGAGCAGTATCATTCAG GTTACTCCCAGATGGTGATCAGCTTCTACTACAGCGGGAAGCTGGTGGGCCACGTCAGCACCTCGTGCTCTGAGGGCTGCAGGATCGCTCTGGGCCAGCCCTCTGGCCATGGGGAGAAGCTCTATGCCCCCGATGCCCTGGAGCACGTCCGGTTCCCCTCGGCTGACGCCATCCCGAACGACCGCCAGAAGCAGATCACCAGGAAGCTCTTTGGACACCTGGAGAGGGGTGTCCTGCTGCACAGCAACAAGCAGGGCATCTTCATCaagaggctgtgccagggcagggtctTCTGGAGCGGGAACACCGTGGTCTACAAGGACAGGCCCAACAAACTGGAGCGGGATGAGGTGGTGAAGATATTTGACACCAACTTGTTCTTCAGAG agctgcagcagtaCTACAACAACCAGGGCCGCTTCCCAGACAGCAGAGTCATGCTGTGCTTTGGAGAGGAGTTCCCAGACACTGTGCCACCAAGGTGTAAGCTCATCCTTGTCCAG GTGGAGCAGTTGTATGTCAAGCAGGTGGTGGAGGAGGCTGGGAAGACCTGCAGCAGCAACCCCATGCTCCCCATGGCTGATGAGCCCCAGCATGACCAGGTGTACAGGATCTTCCAGGACATCTGCACGACACACCAGCGACCGCTCTTCCGAGAAAACCAACAGATTGCTgtctga